One Electrophorus electricus isolate fEleEle1 chromosome 13, fEleEle1.pri, whole genome shotgun sequence DNA segment encodes these proteins:
- the LOC113579858 gene encoding protein max-like isoform X1, with the protein MSDNDDIEVDSDEESSRFLPVADKRAHHNALERKRRDHIKDSFHSLRDSVPSLQGEKHSVKQASRAQILDKATEYIQYMRRKNHTHQQDIDDLKKQNALLEQQVRALEKARGNIQLQSSYSSDSSLYTNPKGSAVSAFDGGSDSSSESEPEEPPTRKKLRVEPS; encoded by the exons ATGAGCGATAACGATGACATTGAGGTGGACAGTGAT GAAGAGTCATCGAGATTTCTCCCAGTG GCAGACAAGCGGGCACACCACAATGCACTGGAGCGCAAACGCAGGGACCACATCAAAGACAGCTTCCACAGTTTACGTGACTCTGTGCCTTCCTTACAAGGAGAGAAG CACTCTGTCAAACAGGCTTCCCGAGCTCAGATTCTAGACAAAGCCACAGAGTACATCCAGTACATGCGCCGGAAGAATCACACGCACCAGCAGGACATTGATGACCTAAAGAAACAGAATGCTCTGCTGGAGCAGCAGG TCCGTGCTTTGGAAAAAGCCAGAGGGAACATCCAGCTCCAGAGCAGCTACTCCTCGGACAGCAGCTTGTACACCAACCCCAAGGGCAGCGCTGTGTCGGCCTTCGACGGTGGCTCCGACTCCAGCTCTGAATCAGAGCCCGAGGAACCCCCAACCAGGAAGAAACTTCGTGTGGAGCCCAGCTAG
- the LOC113579858 gene encoding protein max-like isoform X2, with the protein MSDNDDIEVDSDEESSRFLPVADKRAHHNALERKRRDHIKDSFHSLRDSVPSLQGEKASRAQILDKATEYIQYMRRKNHTHQQDIDDLKKQNALLEQQVRALEKARGNIQLQSSYSSDSSLYTNPKGSAVSAFDGGSDSSSESEPEEPPTRKKLRVEPS; encoded by the exons ATGAGCGATAACGATGACATTGAGGTGGACAGTGAT GAAGAGTCATCGAGATTTCTCCCAGTG GCAGACAAGCGGGCACACCACAATGCACTGGAGCGCAAACGCAGGGACCACATCAAAGACAGCTTCCACAGTTTACGTGACTCTGTGCCTTCCTTACAAGGAGAGAAG GCTTCCCGAGCTCAGATTCTAGACAAAGCCACAGAGTACATCCAGTACATGCGCCGGAAGAATCACACGCACCAGCAGGACATTGATGACCTAAAGAAACAGAATGCTCTGCTGGAGCAGCAGG TCCGTGCTTTGGAAAAAGCCAGAGGGAACATCCAGCTCCAGAGCAGCTACTCCTCGGACAGCAGCTTGTACACCAACCCCAAGGGCAGCGCTGTGTCGGCCTTCGACGGTGGCTCCGACTCCAGCTCTGAATCAGAGCCCGAGGAACCCCCAACCAGGAAGAAACTTCGTGTGGAGCCCAGCTAG